Genomic segment of Oncorhynchus tshawytscha isolate Ot180627B linkage group LG28, Otsh_v2.0, whole genome shotgun sequence:
tattatcatcatcaagtCTTTCAGCCACAGGATATCATGGTGAACCGTTCTGAGTTGCAGGTCATGCTGTGCAGTATAATGTACACAAGTAAGAGTAGGACAAATCCCACAACAGCCACTAAGCAGAACCTGGTCCCAAATGCACTCGTACAACTACCTTCCTCCCCTTCCATCATTCCAtgttcctcctccatccctgtaGCCCTCTCATGGTGTTCTACTGGAAGGTAGGCGTTACACGGCAGCCGTATGAAGACAGGTGTGTATGGGACAGAGATGATGGCCATAGTGTCCGGGTCATCTAGGAGTTGGGAGACAGAGACCCCTGGGGGCAAAGTGGTGACAAAGCGACACCAGGGGCAGCGCAGCTCACTCTGGCTCATCCTCATCTGGGTCAAGCACACTGAGCAGCAGGTGTGCTGGCAGTCCAGGAGCTTGGGCCTACGCCACAAACTGTAATAGTTGAAACAGATCTGACATTCTAACATGGAGTCTTGTTGTGAGATCTGACAATCTAGA
This window contains:
- the LOC112226921 gene encoding E3 ubiquitin-protein ligase RNF152, with the translated sequence MESLSQQESILDCQISQQDSMLECQICFNYYSLWRRPKLLDCQHTCCSVCLTQMRMSQSELRCPWCRFVTTLPPGVSVSQLLDDPDTMAIISVPYTPVFIRLPCNAYLPVEHHERATGMEEEHGMMEGEEGSCTSAFGTRFCLVAVVGFVLLLLVYIILHSMTCNSERFTMISCG